In a single window of the Drosophila albomicans strain 15112-1751.03 chromosome 3, ASM965048v2, whole genome shotgun sequence genome:
- the LOC117572575 gene encoding probable lysine-specific demethylase 4B isoform X6, with protein MSDIPRIMVFRPTWEEFKDFPKYIAYMESQGAHKAGLAKVVPPAEWVPRRSGYADLDALNVTIPAPICQVVTGKQGYYQQINIQKKPLTVKQFSELASTERYATPKHFDFEDLERKYWKNITYVAPIYGADVSGSITDPDQDSWNINRLGSILDFVNKDYNIQIDGVNTAYLYFGMWKTTFAWHTEDMDLYSINYLHFGAPKTWYVVPPEYGRRLEKVANQYFPASYKNCNAYLRHKMTLISPQILKQHNVPVSKITQESGEIMITFPFGYHAGFNHGFNCAESTNFAMERWIEYGKRATQCTCSNDMVKISMDTFVKRFQEERYEAWLEGRDYGRHPEDPPNAAESVAPLPPHLDVLLCDKKMKKQCNPTKAKSFKERNPDLDLDEIQQNPNVPDDVKAMLKESVLTLHEEDGDYSPEDAMSLQSPADFKTKQELLEYIDDGTEDDDEEEDFKRRKQKRKYDADYDDDWLASKRRTNSRNSGRGRSPRVNKDDRSISPASSTSTSSTSRGGGGRGGGARSKANTTPRKTPTRRKKDTTATTASSTSSSNTTTAAAVAATVATADLATAAVAAAAIVVDNNINSSADSGSGVGVGVGGDAKRRINEQQQLQFMQQARKFEGKIPKLSQHQQQHSQRQQQQKREPTTSSQQQQQKIVKIKMLPAANTLNGIPQQQQQQQQQQYTSTDGNVYQLQNEILCDANGQPTTTATATYQTTAAAVASSNSSPQHQHQQQQHAATIYQKPCF; from the exons ATGTCTGATATACCACGGATTATGGTATTCCGTCCCACCTGGGAGGAGTTCAAAGACTTTCCTAAATATATTGCCTATATGGAATCACAGGGGGCACACAAGGCCGGCTTGGCCAAGGTTGTGCCACCAGCCGAGTGGGTGCCACGACGCAGTGGCTATGCAGACTTGGATGCACTGAATGTAACCATACCGGCTCCTATTTGCCAGGTGGTAACCGGCAAACAGGGCTATTACCAACAgatcaatatacaaaagaagCCGCTGACGGTGAAACAGTTTAGCGAACTGGCCAGCACAGAGCGTTATGCGACGCCCAAACATTTTGATTTCGAGGATCTGGAGCGAAAGTACTGGAAGAACATAACCTATGTGGCGCCCATCTATGGGGCGGATGTTAGCGGCAGTATTACAGATCCCGATCAGGAT AGCTGGAACATAAATCGTTTGGGCAGCATTCTGGACTTTGTCAATAAGGACTACAACATTCAGATTGATGGTGTCAACACCGCGTATTTGTACTTTGGCATGTGGAAGACCACATTCGCCTGGCACACCGAGGATATGGACTTGTATTCGATCAACTATCTGCACTTTGGTGCACCCAAAACGTGGTACGTTGTGCCACCAGAGTATGGACGACGCCTGGAGAAGGTGGCCAATCAGTATTTTCCGGCCAGTTATAAGAACTGCAATGCGTATTTGCGGCATAAAATGACGCTCATATCGCCACAGATACTCAAACAGCACAATGTGCCCGTTAGTAAG ATCACACAAGAGTCGGGCGAGATTATGATAACGTTTCCCTTTGGCTACCATGCGGGCTTCAATCACGGCTTTAATTGCGCCGAATCGACAAATTTCGCCATGGAGCGATGGATCGAGTATGGGAAGCGTGCCACGCAATGTACCTGCAGCAATGACATGGTCAAGATCTCGATGGATACATTCGTGAAGCGCTTCCAAGAGGAGCGTTACGAGGCGTGGCTCGAGGGTCGTGATTACGGCCGTCATCCGGAGGATCCGCCCAATGCTGCGGAATCTGTGGCACCGCTACCTCCTCACCTCGACGTGCTGCTGTGTGATAAGAA AATGAAGAAGCAATGCAATCCCACCAAGGCGAAGAGTTTTAAGGAACGAAATCccgatttggatttggatgaAATCCAACAAAATCCAAATGTCCCCGACGATGTCAAGGCCATGCTGAAAGAGAGCGTGCTCACACTTCATGAGGAGGACGGTGACTACTCACCGGAGGATGCGATGAGCTTACAGAGCCCCGCTGACTTCAAGACAAAACAAGAGCTGCTTGAATACATTGACGATGGCACTG AGGATGACGACGAAGAGGAGGACTTTAAGCGACGCAAGCAAAAGCGCAAATATGACGCGGATTACGATGATGATTGGCTGGCGAGCAAGAGGCGCACAAACTCACGCAACAGTGGTCGCGGTCGTAGTCCGCGTGTCAATAAAGATGATCGTTCCATATCGCCAGCATCCTCCACATCCACGTCCTCCACATCAAGGGGAGGCGGTGGTCGCGGCGGTGGTGCGCGCTCTAAAGCGAATACCACGCCACGAAAGACGCCAACGCGGCGAAAAAAagatacaacagcaacaacagcaagcagcaccagcagtagtaatacaacaacagcagcagcagtagcagcaacagttgcaactgctgacttagcaactgcagcagtagcagcagcagccattgtcgttgacaacaacatcaacagcagtgccgacagcggcagcggcgtaggcgttggcgttggcggaG ATGCCAAACGCAGAATCAatgaacaacagcaactacagtTCATGCAACAAGCACGAAAATTTGAAGGCAAAATACCAAAGCTAagtcagcatcagcaacaacattcacagcgacagcaacagcaaaagcgaGAGCCCACAACATCtagtcaacagcagcaacagaaaattGTTAAGATCAAAATGTTGCCAGCAGCCAATACACTGAACGGAAttccgcagcagcagcagcagcagcagcaacaacaatacaccAGCACAGACGGCAACGTCTATCagctgcaaaatgaaatactcTGTGATGCAAATGGACagccgacaacaacagcaacggccaCATATCAAACGacagctgctgccgttgccagcagcaacagcagtccACAGcaccaacatcagcagcagcaacatgccg CTACGATATATCAGAAGCCGTGCTTCTAG